Part of the Syntrophorhabdaceae bacterium genome is shown below.
CATAGCGCAATCGAAGGGGATGAATATATCAAACAACGCTACTCTGCCCTGAACGATGCGACGACCCATCTCGGCTCACGTCAGATCAGGAACGTCGCCACGATCGGGGGGAATATCTGCAATGCAGCCCCTTCCGCTGATACCGCCTGTCCACTTCTTGTCCTTGATGCGAGGGCAATCATCGTAGGACCAAAGGGCTCACGGGAGCTGGATCTTGATGATTTCTTTC
Proteins encoded:
- a CDS encoding FAD binding domain-containing protein codes for the protein MKGYEYYKPKSIEEAIKLMGSLDGAQYIAGGTDVMVMLRQKKIAPRCMISLRNITDLSHIDTREGLRIGSAATHSAIEGDEYIKQRYSALNDATTHLGSRQIRNVATIGGNICNAAPSADTACPLLVLDARAIIVGPKGSRELDLDDFF